In the genome of Brassica oleracea var. oleracea cultivar TO1000 unplaced genomic scaffold, BOL UnpScaffold00877, whole genome shotgun sequence, the window TGAAGTTGGGtttaactttattaattttggatatgtatagtatataaatatatttaaatcattttataatttcattacCATACACTATACTATTTAGCATGgtctattatatttatatattatcaccGTAATCAACGTGGATGCCATAACCAACACTACtctaataacatttttatttactttttatttaaatgatagatgtttttttaatgttattacTGGCActtaaagaaaagagagaaccggaagaaaaagaataaagtGTTATAAGATCTAATAATGTCAAATCATAtgctatattcttaattttgtcTCCAAAATTGGCTATCTCACCGATAAGCCCAAAATATAATCAGCTCCATTTTTTCCTATAACGATGATGATAAGTTATTTTAACCTTACAAGGACTCCCGCCTTTTATTACAAACACATATTTACTACTACAAAATACTCAAACTTAacagatttttagtgtatcttCAAGACACAAGCCAAGCGACCAATGCATTTTCCTCGTCATGATCCAACGGTTCTCCAAAATTTTCGCAGTTAGTTTTCCCTACTGTGGCATCATCATCACCGTCCAAAAGCCACGACACAATTGAATCAGAACCCTCTTTCTCACCGCAAAGGCTATTCCTATTACCTTCATGCCAATCTATACACTCGTCCATCGACGCATCGGTAGCTGGAAGCTCGTAGTTGATTAACGACTGCACCGATGGACAAGGCTGAAGACAGTCGAGATTCCCTTGGTTAATTGAAGTCTCCGAGAGCCCTCTGGCTACTTCAGAGTCCCCTAAATGACTCAACTCTGCATCACCACCACATGAAGTGAGCACGTTGCATGCATCTGCCTCGTCCAACAAAAGATCCATGATGTTATCATCGAACGACAAAACTAAATTGTCGCCGTTAGTGCCCatgagattattattattattgcaacAATCTCCTCCTTCATGATAGGCTCCATAGTAGTCACATGGTCCTAGCTCAGCCTCTGCTCCATTTAACTCCATCATTATTGCTTCTTCTCCCGCCACCTCTTTAACCGCTACGTCGGCTTCTGGCTCCGGCGGTGCAGACGTTCTCTTCGTCTTTCGAGTTTTGGGTTTCATGGCGGATCTGCTGGTTCTCCCTGGTCTGCGTTTTGATGGTGGACGCGGTGACGCCGGTGGAACGTTCATGATTACGGCGGGGGCATCGTGAGAGATCGACGGCTTTCTGATGATGAAGTTGTGGAGTTTACGGCGGAGATGAGAGttccaataattttttatttcgttGTCTGTTCGCCCTGGTAGATGACCAGCAATTAGTGACCACCTACATTATTAAATACAAAAGCAATTGTTATTATACCTctatgtattaataatttagaaaattaaatattcccCTGGGAATAAGGAGAACTTCGTGGCCTGATTGGAATCAATACTCAATAGTCAATAGTAGAGTGGTCAGACTAGTTTGAAGTTGACTTTCTGACCTAACCATGCTTCTAGAACTAGGTTTCTTTATTAATAGCAATGCCAACAAATACTAGAAATGAGTCGAATGACTCGAgcaatgtcattttaaaaatattactttatcAACTTATAGAATAAATGGAAACACACATAGATTTGTATCACTATATCGAATtgaagtttaattaataatgatagtatcagttatCAACTTATCATAATTGATttttctcaacaaaaaaaacttatcataATTGAtcttcaattatatatttgtatcatatattgataaattaatagTTTACAATTTTGTGATACTATTTAATCGATGTAacttaacatatatttttgtagggaAAGTACATTTAGTGGTTGattgtttctatttttcaactagtttttggtttttgtttttccaaaaact includes:
- the LOC106320307 gene encoding transcription factor MYB12-like yields the protein MGLSGVKTCDSRSMWSLIAGHLPGRTDNEIKNYWNSHLRRKLHNFIIRKPSISHDAPAVIMNVPPASPRPPSKRRPGRTSRSAMKPKTRKTKRTSAPPEPEADVAVKEVAGEEAIMMELNGAEAELGPCDYYGAYHEGGDCCNNNNNLMGTNGDNLVLSFDDNIMDLLLDEADACNVLTSCGGDAELSHLGDSEVARGLSETSINQGNLDCLQPCPSVQSLINYELPATDASMDECIDWHEGNRNSLCGEKEGSDSIVSWLLDGDDDATVGKTNCENFGEPLDHDEENALVAWLVS